A stretch of Gorilla gorilla gorilla isolate KB3781 chromosome 9, NHGRI_mGorGor1-v2.1_pri, whole genome shotgun sequence DNA encodes these proteins:
- the DNAJB13 gene encoding dnaJ homolog subfamily B member 13 isoform X2 — MGLDYYFVLGITRNSEDAQIKQAYRRLALKHHPLKSNEPSSAEIFRQIAEAYDVLSDPMKRGIYDKFGEEGLKGGIPLEFGSQTPWTTGYVFHGKPEKVFHEFFGGNNPFSEFFDAEGSEVDLNFGGLQGRGVKKQDPQVERDLYLSLEDLFFGCTKKIKISRRVLNEDGYSSTIKDKILTIDVKPGWRQGTRITFEKEGDQGPNIIPADIIFIVKEKLHPRFRRENDNLFFVNPIPLGKALTCCTVEVRTLDDRLLNIPINDIVHPKYFKKVPGEGMPLPEDPTKKGDLFIFFDIQFPTRLTPQKKQMLRQALLT; from the exons GTACCGCAGACTCGCCCTTAAGCACCACCCGTTGAAGTCAAATGAGCCGTCTTCAGCAGAGATTTTCAGGCAAATAGCAGAGGCCTACGACGTGCTGAGTGACC CCATGAAGAGAGGCATCTACGACAAGTTTGGAGAAGAGGGCCTGAAGGGTGGGATTCCTTTGGAGTTTGGATCCCAGACCCCATGGACAACCGGTTACGTCTTCCACGGCAAACCTGAAAAGGTGTTCCACGAGTTCTTTGGTGGAAACAACCCCTTCAGTG AGTTTTTTGATGCAGAAGGAAGTGAGGTAGATTTGAACTTTGGGGGGCTCCAGGGCCGAGGGGTCAAGAAGCAGGACCCCCAAGTCGAACGGGATCTCTACCTGTCCCTGGAGGACTTATTCTTTGGCTGCACCAAAAAAATTAAGATCTCCAGAAGG GTGCTGAACGAGGATGGGTACTCCTCCACCATCAAGGACAAGATCCTGACCATTGACGTGAAGCCCGGTTGGAGGCAGGGCACACGCATCACCTTTGAGAAGGAAGGGGACCAG GGCCCCAACATCATCCCAGCAGACATCATTTTCATCGTAAAGGAGAAGCTACACCCTCGCTTCCGCAGGGAGAATGACAACCTCTTCTTCGTGAACCCCATCCCTCTTGGCAAG GCTCTCACCTGCTGCACTGTGGAGGTGAGGACCCTAGATGACCGTCTGCTCAACATCCCCATCAATGACATCGTCCA CCCCAAATACTTCAAGAAGGTGCCAGGGGAGGGGATGCCATTGCCGGAGGACCCCACTAAGAAAGGGGATCTCTTCATCTTCTTCGACATCCAGTTCCCCACCCGCCTCACCCCCCAGAAGAAGCAGATGCTGCGCCAGGCATTGCTGACATGA
- the UCP2 gene encoding dicarboxylate carrier SLC25A8 — translation MVGFKATDVPPTATVKFLGAGTAACIADLITFPLDTAKVRLQIQGESQGPVRATASAQYRGVMGTILTMVRTEGPRSLYNGLVAGLQRQMSFASVRIGLYDSVKQFYTKGSEHTSIGSRLLAGSTTGALAVAVAQPTDVVKVRFQAQARAGGGRRYQSTVNAYKTIAREEGFRGLWKGTSPNVARNAIVNCAELVTYDLIKDALLKANLMTDDLPCHFTSAFGAGFCTTVIASPVDVVKTRYMNSALGQYSSAGHCALSMLQKEGPRAFYKGFMPSFLRLGSWNVVMFVTYEQLKRALMAACTSRKAPF, via the exons ATGGTTGGGTTCAAGGCCACAGATGTGCCCCCTACTGCCACTGTGAAGTTTCTTGGGGCTGGCACAGCTGCCTGCATCGCAGATCTCATCACCTTTCCTCTGGATACTGCTAAAGTCCGGTTACAG ATCCAAGGAGAAAGTCAGGGGCCAGTGCGCGCTACAGCCAGCGCCCAGTACCGCGGTGTGATGGGCACCATTCTGACCATGGTGCGTACTGAGGGCCCCCGAAGCCTCTACAATGGGCTGGTTGCCGGCCTGCAGCGCCAAATGAGCTTTGCCTCTGTCCGCATCGGCCTGTATGATTCTGTCAAACAGTTCTACACCAAGGGCTCTGAGC ATACCAGCATTGGGAGCCGCCTCCTAGCAGGCAGCACCACAGGTGCCCTGGCTGTGGCTGTGGCCCAGCCCACGGATGTGGTAAAGGTCCGATTCCAAGCTCAGGCCCGGGCTGGAGGTGGTCGGAGATACCAAAGCACCGTCAATGCCTACAAGACCATTGCCCGAGAGGAAGGGTTCCGGGGCCTCTGGAAAG GGACCTCTCCCAATGTTGCTCGTAATGCCATTGTCAACTGTGCTGAGCTGGTGACCTATGACCTCATCAAGGATGCCCTCCTGAAAGCCAACCTCATGACAG ATGACCTCCCTTGCCACTTCACTTCTGCCTTTGGGGCAGGCTTCTGCACCACTGTCATCGCCTCCCCTGTAGACGTGGTCAAGACGAGATACATGAACTCTGCTCTGGGCCAGTACAGCAGCGCTGGCCACTGTGCCCTTAGCATGCTCCAGAAGGAGGGGCCCCGAGCCTTCTACAAAGG GTTCATGCCCTCCTTTCTCCGCTTGGGTTCCTGGAACGTGGTGATGTTCGTCACCTATGAGCAGCTGAAACGGGCCCTCATGGCTGCCTGCACTTCCCGAAAGGCTCCCTTCTGA
- the DNAJB13 gene encoding dnaJ homolog subfamily B member 13 isoform X1, producing the protein MDCPAGCLVCIIYLLTPAQCPALGLELDAATPGPPSLLDRGVNRHLEHSTAEDEDQRYRRLALKHHPLKSNEPSSAEIFRQIAEAYDVLSDPMKRGIYDKFGEEGLKGGIPLEFGSQTPWTTGYVFHGKPEKVFHEFFGGNNPFSEFFDAEGSEVDLNFGGLQGRGVKKQDPQVERDLYLSLEDLFFGCTKKIKISRRVLNEDGYSSTIKDKILTIDVKPGWRQGTRITFEKEGDQGPNIIPADIIFIVKEKLHPRFRRENDNLFFVNPIPLGKALTCCTVEVRTLDDRLLNIPINDIVHPKYFKKVPGEGMPLPEDPTKKGDLFIFFDIQFPTRLTPQKKQMLRQALLT; encoded by the exons ATGGACTGCCCTGCAGGATGCTTAGTGTGTATCATTTATTTACTCACACCTGCTCAGTGCCCAGCACTGGGGCTAGAACTGGATGCAGCAACTCCAGGACCTCCCAGTCTATTAGACAGAGGAGTCAATAGACACCTGGAACACAGCACTGCTGAGGACGAGGATCAAAG GTACCGCAGACTCGCCCTTAAGCACCACCCGTTGAAGTCAAATGAGCCGTCTTCAGCAGAGATTTTCAGGCAAATAGCAGAGGCCTACGACGTGCTGAGTGACC CCATGAAGAGAGGCATCTACGACAAGTTTGGAGAAGAGGGCCTGAAGGGTGGGATTCCTTTGGAGTTTGGATCCCAGACCCCATGGACAACCGGTTACGTCTTCCACGGCAAACCTGAAAAGGTGTTCCACGAGTTCTTTGGTGGAAACAACCCCTTCAGTG AGTTTTTTGATGCAGAAGGAAGTGAGGTAGATTTGAACTTTGGGGGGCTCCAGGGCCGAGGGGTCAAGAAGCAGGACCCCCAAGTCGAACGGGATCTCTACCTGTCCCTGGAGGACTTATTCTTTGGCTGCACCAAAAAAATTAAGATCTCCAGAAGG GTGCTGAACGAGGATGGGTACTCCTCCACCATCAAGGACAAGATCCTGACCATTGACGTGAAGCCCGGTTGGAGGCAGGGCACACGCATCACCTTTGAGAAGGAAGGGGACCAG GGCCCCAACATCATCCCAGCAGACATCATTTTCATCGTAAAGGAGAAGCTACACCCTCGCTTCCGCAGGGAGAATGACAACCTCTTCTTCGTGAACCCCATCCCTCTTGGCAAG GCTCTCACCTGCTGCACTGTGGAGGTGAGGACCCTAGATGACCGTCTGCTCAACATCCCCATCAATGACATCGTCCA CCCCAAATACTTCAAGAAGGTGCCAGGGGAGGGGATGCCATTGCCGGAGGACCCCACTAAGAAAGGGGATCTCTTCATCTTCTTCGACATCCAGTTCCCCACCCGCCTCACCCCCCAGAAGAAGCAGATGCTGCGCCAGGCATTGCTGACATGA